In one window of Pseudomonas chlororaphis subsp. chlororaphis DNA:
- a CDS encoding maltoporin translates to MKTTINRGLAASCVCLALPFPAQALEFAGYLRSGLGTSVNSSSQSCFQLPGAQSKYRLGNECEQYAELELRQDLYTLDDGSVLSVDAMASLYNQYDRSLTFQGDNGSARMPQMYAQWSNMPSLNGGSLWAGRRYYKRNDIHISDFYYWNQSATGGGIEDVLIGDLKYSYAFSRKDNLYQKDYINRHDFNVAGFKTNPGGELELGLSYIDKPDSRDAHRGWAITAQHVQKDFLGGKNKLALQYGEGPGTGLGYTGNVQLDDSNKSYRLVEFFDWQLTPRFGGQVEAIYQKDIRPDGNDQNWISLGIRPAYAISEQFKLVTELGHDQVEAPGGTRKLSKFTFAPTWSPKGPEFWARPEVRLYYTYASWNQAAKRAANELAAGSALSDTGAFGTARHGANVGLQVEYWWK, encoded by the coding sequence ATGAAAACAACAATAAATCGCGGTCTCGCAGCCTCTTGCGTCTGCCTGGCCTTGCCGTTCCCGGCCCAGGCCCTGGAGTTCGCCGGTTACTTGCGTAGCGGCCTCGGGACCTCGGTCAACAGCAGCTCGCAATCCTGTTTCCAACTGCCCGGCGCCCAGTCCAAATACCGCCTGGGCAACGAATGCGAACAGTACGCCGAGCTGGAGCTGCGCCAGGACCTGTACACCCTGGACGACGGCTCGGTGCTCAGTGTCGATGCCATGGCGTCGCTGTATAACCAGTACGACCGCAGCCTGACCTTCCAGGGCGACAACGGCTCGGCGCGCATGCCGCAGATGTATGCCCAATGGTCGAACATGCCCAGCCTCAATGGCGGCTCGCTGTGGGCCGGCCGGCGTTACTACAAGCGCAACGACATCCATATCTCCGACTTCTACTACTGGAACCAGAGCGCCACTGGCGGCGGTATCGAGGACGTGCTGATCGGCGACTTGAAATACAGCTACGCCTTCTCGCGCAAGGACAACCTGTACCAGAAGGACTACATCAACCGGCACGACTTCAATGTCGCCGGTTTCAAGACCAACCCCGGCGGCGAGCTGGAACTGGGCCTGAGCTACATCGACAAGCCTGACAGTCGCGACGCCCATCGGGGCTGGGCGATCACCGCCCAGCATGTGCAAAAGGACTTCCTCGGTGGCAAGAACAAGCTGGCGTTGCAGTACGGTGAAGGCCCGGGCACCGGGCTGGGTTACACCGGCAATGTGCAACTGGATGACAGCAACAAGAGCTACCGCCTGGTGGAGTTCTTCGACTGGCAATTGACCCCGCGGTTTGGCGGGCAGGTCGAGGCGATCTATCAGAAAGACATCCGCCCCGACGGCAACGACCAGAACTGGATCTCCCTGGGCATCCGCCCGGCCTATGCGATCAGCGAGCAGTTCAAGCTGGTCACCGAGCTGGGCCACGATCAGGTCGAGGCCCCCGGCGGCACGCGCAAGCTCAGCAAGTTCACCTTCGCCCCGACCTGGTCGCCCAAGGGCCCGGAATTCTGGGCGCGCCCCGAGGTGCGTCTGTACTACACCTATGCCAGCTGGAACCAGGCCGCCAAGCGCGCGGCCAATGAGCTGGCGGCGGGGTCGGCGCTGTCCGATACCGGCGCCTTCGGCACCGCCAGGCATGGCGCGAACGTCGGATTGCAAGTCGAGTACTGGTGGAAATAA
- the treP gene encoding PTS system trehalose-specific EIIBC component, giving the protein MSHDYSTIASELLHSLGGADNLEQAAHCVTRLRLALKDPSRVDSATLNQIDLVKGSFFTGGLFQVVIGPGEVEKVYAALRQLTGLAASTIADVKQKGADKTNAMQRLVRVFSDVFMPILPALIIAGLLMGVNNLIGAKGMFIEGRTLLEAYPTLDGVWSLINLMANTSFVFLPALVGWSAAKRFGGSEILGIVLGLMLVHPDLLNAWNYGKAVAGLEGQSLPYFDIFGLFQIEKVGYQGQILPILLAAYVMSVIEKWLRARVPNAITLLVVPITTIVVTGVLALAVIGPVTRHLGILITEGVVTLFELAPMVGGAIFGLLYAPLVITGMHHMFLAVDLQLISTQGGTFIWPMIVMSNLAQGSAALAVFSMSRNARDRSMASTSAISAYFGITEPAMFGVNLRYKFPFYAALIGSALGCIFLSLNKVQASAIGVGGLPGFISIIPQYIPMFVVGMVVALVVPFVLTCGLSMKIIRPGYRVA; this is encoded by the coding sequence ATGAGCCACGATTACTCCACGATCGCCAGCGAGTTGCTGCACAGCCTCGGTGGCGCCGACAACCTCGAACAAGCCGCGCATTGCGTCACCCGCCTGCGCCTGGCGCTCAAGGACCCGAGCCGGGTGGACAGCGCGACGCTGAACCAGATCGATCTGGTCAAGGGCTCGTTTTTCACCGGTGGCCTGTTCCAGGTGGTCATTGGCCCCGGCGAAGTCGAAAAGGTCTATGCCGCGTTGCGCCAACTCACCGGGCTGGCCGCTTCCACCATCGCCGACGTCAAGCAGAAGGGCGCCGACAAGACCAACGCCATGCAGCGTCTGGTGCGGGTGTTTTCCGATGTCTTCATGCCGATCCTGCCGGCGCTGATCATTGCCGGCCTGCTGATGGGGGTGAACAACCTGATCGGCGCCAAGGGCATGTTCATCGAAGGCCGGACCCTGCTCGAGGCCTATCCGACCCTGGATGGCGTGTGGAGCCTGATCAACCTGATGGCCAACACCTCCTTCGTATTCCTGCCGGCCTTGGTGGGCTGGTCGGCGGCCAAGCGCTTTGGCGGCAGCGAAATCCTCGGCATCGTGCTGGGCCTGATGCTGGTGCACCCCGACCTGCTCAATGCCTGGAACTACGGCAAGGCCGTGGCCGGGCTGGAGGGCCAGAGCCTGCCGTACTTCGACATCTTCGGCCTGTTCCAGATCGAGAAGGTCGGCTATCAGGGGCAGATCCTGCCGATCCTGCTGGCGGCCTATGTCATGAGCGTCATCGAGAAATGGCTGCGGGCGCGGGTGCCGAATGCGATCACCCTGCTGGTCGTGCCCATCACCACCATCGTGGTCACCGGCGTGCTGGCGCTGGCGGTGATCGGCCCGGTGACCCGGCACCTGGGGATCCTGATCACCGAGGGCGTGGTCACCCTGTTCGAACTGGCGCCAATGGTTGGCGGGGCGATTTTCGGCCTGCTCTACGCGCCGCTGGTGATCACCGGCATGCACCACATGTTCCTCGCCGTGGACCTGCAACTGATCTCGACCCAGGGCGGCACCTTCATCTGGCCGATGATCGTCATGTCCAACCTGGCCCAGGGCAGCGCGGCACTGGCGGTGTTCAGCATGAGCCGCAACGCGCGGGACCGCAGCATGGCCTCGACCTCGGCGATCTCCGCCTATTTCGGCATCACGGAACCTGCCATGTTCGGGGTCAACCTGCGCTACAAGTTCCCGTTCTACGCCGCGCTGATCGGCTCGGCGCTAGGCTGCATTTTCCTCTCGCTGAACAAGGTCCAGGCCTCGGCCATCGGCGTTGGCGGGCTGCCGGGATTCATCTCGATCATTCCCCAGTACATCCCGATGTTCGTGGTCGGCATGGTCGTCGCCCTGGTGGTGCCGTTCGTGCTGACCTGCGGCTTGAGCATGAAGATCATCCGGCCGGGGTATCGCGTCGCCTGA
- the ptsP gene encoding phosphoenolpyruvate--protein phosphotransferase, whose amino-acid sequence MATTQQLQLLAPLSGLLMPLEQVPDPVFCSRVIGDGLCIDPTSQTLRAPLAGVVSNVQDSGHAVSITDDNGVQVLMHIGLDTVNLAGKGFSRLVEEGQRVEAGQPLIEFDADYIAVHARSLLTLMLVVSGEPFTWLTADRALVDSGQPLLQLSLGETAPSAEPEEESEALFSKPVTLPNPNGLHARPAAVFAQAAKGFKASICLHKQQASANAKSLVAIMALQTAQGDALQVSAAGEDAERAIKTLAELLASGCGEAVTAVIAAEPVAPVAAPSGKLLRGVCASTGSAFGQVVQVAEQKLEVVEFVSDQAAQRGQLERALAQANAALQVLRDKAASAAQGEIFKAHQELLEDPSLLEQAQALISDGKSAAFAWNRATEATTELFKDSGSPLLAERALDLMDVGQRVLKLLLGVQDSAWALPEQAILIAEQLTPSQTASLDTRKVLGFATVGGGATSHVAILARALGLPAICGLPVQVLALASGTPVLLDADQGELHLEPAPAVIAQLQARRQQQQQRQRQELEQSAQAAVTRDGHHFEVTANVASLAEAEQAMDLGGEGVGLLRSEFLYQDRGVAPSHEEQAATYSAIARALGPERNLVVRTLDVGGDKPLAYVPMEPEANPFLGMRGIRLCLERPQLLREQFRAILASAGLARLHIMLPMVTQLAELRRARQMLEDEALALGLKELPKLGIMIEVPSAALLADLFAPEVDFFSIGTNDLTQYTLAMDRDHPRLASQADSFHPAVLRLIASTVKAAHAHGKWVGVCGALASETLAVPLLLGLGVDELSVSVPLIPAIKAGVREVELSQCQALAGRILGLESAEQVRDALHQHRQSTLAPSPVLEN is encoded by the coding sequence ATGGCTACAACCCAACAATTGCAACTGCTCGCGCCGCTGTCCGGGCTGCTGATGCCCCTGGAGCAAGTGCCGGACCCGGTGTTCTGCAGCCGGGTCATCGGTGACGGCCTGTGCATCGACCCGACCTCGCAGACCCTGCGCGCGCCGCTGGCCGGTGTGGTCAGCAACGTGCAGGACAGTGGCCATGCGGTGAGCATCACTGACGACAACGGGGTGCAGGTGCTGATGCACATCGGCCTGGACACGGTGAACCTGGCGGGCAAGGGCTTTAGCCGCCTGGTGGAGGAGGGCCAGCGGGTCGAGGCTGGGCAACCGTTGATCGAGTTCGATGCCGACTACATCGCCGTGCATGCCCGCAGCCTGCTGACGCTGATGCTGGTGGTCAGCGGCGAGCCGTTCACCTGGCTGACCGCGGACCGCGCGCTGGTGGACAGCGGCCAGCCGCTATTGCAGTTGAGCCTGGGCGAGACTGCGCCAAGCGCGGAGCCCGAGGAAGAGAGCGAGGCGCTGTTTTCCAAACCGGTGACGCTGCCCAATCCCAATGGCCTGCATGCGCGTCCGGCGGCGGTGTTCGCCCAGGCGGCCAAGGGCTTCAAGGCGAGCATCTGCCTGCACAAGCAGCAGGCCAGCGCCAACGCCAAGTCCCTGGTGGCGATCATGGCGTTGCAGACCGCGCAGGGCGATGCCCTGCAAGTCAGCGCGGCGGGCGAGGATGCCGAGAGGGCGATCAAGACCCTGGCCGAATTGCTGGCGAGTGGTTGTGGCGAAGCGGTGACCGCGGTGATCGCCGCCGAACCTGTGGCGCCGGTTGCCGCGCCATCGGGCAAGTTGCTGCGGGGCGTCTGCGCCTCGACGGGTTCGGCCTTCGGGCAAGTGGTGCAGGTGGCCGAGCAGAAGCTTGAGGTCGTCGAGTTCGTCAGCGATCAGGCGGCGCAGCGTGGGCAGCTGGAACGGGCGCTGGCGCAGGCCAACGCGGCCCTGCAAGTCCTGCGGGACAAGGCCGCCAGTGCAGCCCAGGGCGAGATCTTCAAGGCTCACCAGGAACTGCTGGAAGACCCGAGCCTGCTGGAGCAGGCCCAGGCCCTGATCAGCGACGGCAAGAGCGCGGCATTCGCCTGGAACCGCGCCACCGAAGCCACCACCGAGCTGTTCAAGGATTCAGGCAGTCCGTTGCTGGCCGAGCGCGCCCTGGACCTGATGGATGTCGGCCAGCGGGTGCTCAAGTTGCTGCTGGGTGTGCAGGACAGCGCCTGGGCCCTGCCGGAGCAGGCGATCCTGATTGCCGAGCAGCTCACCCCGTCCCAGACCGCCAGCCTCGATACCCGCAAGGTGCTGGGGTTCGCCACGGTCGGCGGCGGGGCCACCAGCCATGTGGCGATTCTGGCCCGGGCCCTGGGGTTGCCGGCGATCTGCGGCCTGCCGGTACAGGTGCTGGCGTTGGCCAGCGGCACACCGGTGCTGCTGGATGCCGACCAGGGCGAATTGCACCTGGAGCCTGCGCCGGCGGTGATCGCACAGTTGCAGGCACGACGTCAGCAGCAACAGCAGCGCCAGCGCCAGGAGCTGGAACAGTCGGCCCAGGCCGCGGTGACCCGCGACGGCCATCACTTCGAGGTGACGGCCAACGTCGCCTCGCTGGCCGAGGCGGAGCAGGCCATGGACCTGGGCGGGGAGGGCGTCGGCCTGTTGCGTTCGGAATTTCTTTACCAGGACCGCGGCGTCGCCCCGAGCCACGAGGAACAGGCCGCGACCTACAGCGCCATCGCCCGGGCCCTGGGGCCGGAGCGCAATCTGGTGGTGCGGACCCTGGATGTCGGTGGCGACAAACCGCTGGCCTATGTGCCGATGGAACCTGAAGCCAACCCCTTCCTCGGCATGCGCGGGATCCGTCTGTGCCTGGAGCGCCCGCAGCTGTTGCGCGAGCAGTTCCGGGCGATCCTCGCCAGCGCCGGGCTGGCTCGCCTGCACATCATGCTGCCGATGGTCACCCAGCTGGCGGAGTTGCGGCGGGCGCGGCAGATGCTGGAGGACGAAGCCCTGGCCCTGGGGCTCAAGGAGTTGCCGAAGCTGGGGATCATGATCGAAGTGCCGTCGGCGGCGCTGCTGGCCGACCTGTTCGCGCCGGAGGTGGACTTCTTCTCCATCGGCACCAACGACCTGACCCAGTACACCCTGGCCATGGACCGCGATCATCCGCGCCTGGCCAGCCAGGCCGACAGTTTCCACCCGGCGGTGCTGCGTCTGATCGCCTCCACGGTCAAGGCTGCCCATGCCCATGGCAAGTGGGTCGGCGTGTGCGGGGCGCTGGCTTCGGAAACCCTGGCGGTGCCGCTGCTGCTGGGGCTGGGTGTGGACGAGCTGTCGGTCAGCGTGCCGCTGATTCCGGCGATCAAGGCCGGCGTGCGCGAGGTCGAGCTGAGCCAGTGCCAGGCCCTCGCCGGGCGCATTCTCGGCCTGGAAAGCGCCGAGCAGGTGCGTGACGCCTTGCACCAGCATCGGCAATCGACGCTGGCCCCTTCACCGGTTCTGGAGAACTGA
- a CDS encoding helix-turn-helix transcriptional regulator, with protein MEYLFTLNYLLPAHDCDPDVLVERLGAGGCTDALVGTGLAGRLALEFSREAESAEAALLSALGDIKRIIPDARLVEASPDFVGLSEIADIVGVSRQNMRKLMLNHAGSFPLAIHEGSASLWHLAEVLSWLEARGGYQLQHPVIEVARVAQSVNVAKEARRVGTPSAELVALLG; from the coding sequence ATGGAATACCTGTTTACCCTCAACTACCTGCTGCCCGCCCACGACTGCGACCCGGACGTGCTGGTGGAGCGCCTCGGCGCGGGGGGCTGTACCGATGCGCTGGTCGGTACCGGGCTGGCGGGGCGCCTGGCACTGGAGTTCAGCCGCGAGGCCGAAAGCGCTGAGGCGGCGCTGCTCAGTGCCCTGGGCGATATCAAGCGGATCATTCCGGATGCGCGGCTGGTAGAGGCCAGCCCGGATTTCGTCGGCCTGAGCGAGATTGCCGACATCGTCGGGGTCTCCCGGCAGAACATGCGCAAGTTGATGCTCAACCATGCCGGCAGTTTCCCCCTGGCGATCCACGAGGGCAGTGCCTCGCTCTGGCATCTGGCGGAAGTGCTGAGCTGGCTGGAGGCCCGGGGCGGTTACCAGTTGCAGCATCCGGTGATAGAGGTGGCGCGGGTCGCGCAATCCGTAAACGTCGCCAAGGAGGCCCGACGGGTCGGCACGCCGAGCGCCGAACTGGTGGCGCTGCTGGGTTGA
- the treR gene encoding trehalose operon repressor yields the protein MSKYNQIYSDLLASITTERLERGARLPSETELMDSYQASRGTVRKAIEQLQERGFAQKIHGKGTFVLSPHPIEFQLGGIVSFQETYPRLGNDVSTEVVEFTQFPLEGALREHLQAEEGSLITRIKRVRRIDGKRVILDINHFVAELIPGLDRQIAEHSIYAYIEQTLQLQISYAQRTIEATPRTRDDQQHLDLEGQSHVIVVSNQTFLQDGRQFEYTESRHTLDKFYFSDVARR from the coding sequence ATGAGTAAATACAACCAGATCTACAGCGATCTGCTTGCCAGCATCACCACCGAGCGCCTGGAACGCGGCGCTCGTCTGCCTTCCGAAACCGAGTTGATGGACAGCTACCAGGCCAGCCGCGGCACCGTGCGCAAGGCCATCGAGCAGTTGCAGGAGCGCGGCTTCGCCCAGAAGATCCATGGCAAGGGCACTTTTGTGCTGTCGCCGCACCCGATCGAGTTCCAGCTGGGCGGCATTGTCAGCTTCCAGGAAACCTATCCGCGCCTGGGCAACGACGTCAGCACCGAGGTGGTGGAGTTCACCCAGTTTCCCCTCGAAGGCGCGTTGCGCGAACACCTGCAGGCCGAGGAAGGCAGCCTGATTACCCGCATCAAGCGGGTGCGGCGTATCGATGGCAAACGGGTGATTCTCGATATCAACCACTTCGTCGCCGAGTTGATCCCGGGACTGGACCGGCAGATTGCCGAGCACTCGATCTACGCCTACATCGAGCAGACCCTGCAATTGCAGATCAGCTACGCCCAGCGGACCATCGAAGCCACCCCACGCACCCGGGATGACCAGCAGCACCTGGACCTGGAGGGCCAGAGCCACGTGATAGTGGTCAGCAACCAGACCTTCCTGCAGGACGGCCGGCAGTTCGAGTACACCGAATCACGCCATACCCTGGACAAGTTCTACTTCTCGGACGTCGCCCGACGCTGA
- the treC gene encoding alpha,alpha-phosphotrehalase, with product MQDWQRSVIYQIYPKSFYSHSGQATGDLLGVVDKLDYLHWLGVDCLWLTPFLRSPQRDNGYDISDYYAIDPSYGTMADCELLIAEAGKRGIKLMLDIVVNHTSIEHEWFQQARSSLDNPYRDFYIWRDQPNNWESKFGGSAWEYEAQTGQYYLHLFDHTQADLNWDNPQVRAEVFKMMRFWRDKGVGGFRLDVINLISKPADFPEDASDGRRFYTDGPNVHPYLQQMHREVFEGFDLINVGEMSSTSLDHCIRYSQPESKELSMTFNFHHLKVDYPNLQKWIRADFDFLQLKRILSEWQSGMQAGGGWNALFWCNHDQPRVVSRFGDDGEYRVVSAKMLATALHFLQGTPFVYQGEELGMTNPGFTHIDQYRDVETLNIYRLKREAGDSEADNMAAIMQKSRDNGRTPMQWNTEAHAGFSSVEPWIGVPANAARINVAQQLEDPDSVLHHYRQLIALRRREPLIQDGEYRQLLAEHPQVWAYLREGQGERLLVVNNFYGSACEVQLPEGVMTERMEQRLVISNYADHQTRSRQLFLRPYESFVLHLIDR from the coding sequence ATGCAAGACTGGCAGCGTTCGGTGATCTACCAGATCTACCCGAAGAGTTTCTACAGCCACAGCGGCCAGGCCACCGGCGACCTGCTGGGGGTGGTCGACAAGCTCGACTACCTGCACTGGCTGGGCGTCGATTGCCTGTGGCTCACCCCGTTCCTGCGTTCGCCCCAGCGCGACAACGGCTACGACATCAGCGACTACTACGCCATCGACCCGAGCTACGGGACCATGGCCGATTGCGAGTTGCTGATCGCCGAGGCCGGCAAGCGTGGCATCAAGCTGATGCTGGACATCGTGGTCAACCACACCTCCATCGAGCATGAGTGGTTCCAGCAGGCGCGCAGCAGCCTCGACAACCCGTATCGCGACTTCTACATCTGGCGTGACCAGCCGAACAACTGGGAGTCCAAGTTCGGCGGTTCCGCCTGGGAATACGAAGCGCAGACCGGCCAGTACTACCTACACCTGTTCGACCATACCCAGGCCGACCTCAACTGGGACAACCCCCAGGTGCGCGCCGAAGTGTTCAAGATGATGCGTTTCTGGCGCGACAAGGGCGTGGGCGGCTTCCGCCTGGACGTGATCAACCTGATCTCCAAACCGGCGGATTTCCCGGAAGATGCCAGCGACGGTCGACGCTTCTATACCGACGGCCCGAACGTGCACCCGTACCTGCAGCAGATGCATCGCGAGGTCTTCGAGGGCTTTGACCTGATCAACGTCGGCGAGATGTCTTCCACCAGCCTCGATCACTGCATTCGTTACTCGCAGCCCGAGTCGAAAGAGCTGTCAATGACCTTCAACTTCCACCACCTGAAGGTCGACTACCCGAACCTGCAGAAGTGGATTCGAGCCGATTTCGACTTCCTCCAGCTCAAGCGCATCCTCTCCGAGTGGCAGAGCGGCATGCAGGCTGGCGGTGGCTGGAACGCGCTGTTCTGGTGCAACCACGACCAGCCACGGGTGGTGTCGCGTTTCGGCGACGACGGCGAGTACCGGGTGGTTTCGGCGAAGATGCTCGCCACCGCGCTGCACTTCCTCCAGGGCACGCCGTTCGTGTATCAGGGCGAAGAGCTGGGCATGACCAACCCCGGCTTTACCCACATCGACCAATACCGCGATGTCGAGACCCTGAACATCTACCGCCTCAAGCGCGAAGCCGGCGACAGCGAGGCGGACAACATGGCGGCGATCATGCAGAAGTCCCGGGACAACGGGCGCACGCCGATGCAATGGAATACCGAGGCCCATGCCGGTTTCAGTAGCGTCGAGCCCTGGATCGGCGTGCCGGCCAATGCCGCGCGGATCAACGTCGCGCAGCAGCTCGAAGACCCGGATTCGGTGTTGCACCACTATCGCCAGCTGATTGCCCTGCGCCGTCGCGAGCCGCTGATCCAGGACGGCGAATATCGCCAGTTGCTGGCCGAGCACCCGCAGGTCTGGGCCTATCTGCGCGAGGGCCAGGGCGAGCGTCTGCTGGTGGTGAACAATTTCTACGGCAGCGCCTGCGAAGTGCAGTTGCCGGAGGGAGTGATGACCGAGCGCATGGAGCAGCGCCTGGTCATCAGTAACTACGCGGACCATCAAACCCGCAGTCGCCAGCTGTTCCTGCGGCCTTACGAGTCCTTTGTCCTGCACCTGATCGACCGCTGA
- a CDS encoding multicopper oxidase family protein, whose translation MSFTRRQILGGLAGLAVVGVGAGGAARYWLGKMADAEAGHDYQLIAAPLDVELVPGHKTEAWAFGPSAPGTELRVRQGEWLRVRFINHLPVATTIHWHGIRLPLEMDGVPYVSQLPVMPGEYFDYKFRVPDAGSYWYHPHVNSSEELGRGLVGPLIIEEREPTGFKYERTLSLKSWHVDEAGAFVPFSIPREAARGGTAGRLSTINGVSQAVVEIPAGQITRVRLLNLDNTLTYRINIPGVEAQIYALDGNPIEPRPLGKEYWLGPGMRICLAIKAPPTGEELSLRNGPVRLGTLRSVANSDAPTEWPPALPANPIAEPDLDNAEKLNFNFEWVGSVSVNVDNGKPPSLWQINGKAWDITDKTCADRPIATLKKGQSYIFELKNMTQYQHPIHLHGMSFKVIASNRKKITPYFTDTYLLGKNERARVALVADNPGVWMFHCHVIDHMETGLMAAIEVA comes from the coding sequence ATGTCCTTTACCCGTCGACAGATACTCGGTGGTCTGGCCGGTCTTGCCGTGGTTGGCGTGGGCGCCGGCGGCGCGGCGCGTTACTGGCTGGGCAAGATGGCCGACGCCGAGGCGGGCCACGATTATCAACTGATCGCCGCGCCGCTGGACGTGGAACTGGTGCCGGGCCACAAGACCGAAGCCTGGGCCTTCGGCCCGTCCGCGCCGGGCACCGAGCTGCGGGTGCGCCAGGGCGAGTGGCTGCGGGTGCGCTTCATCAACCACCTGCCGGTGGCCACCACCATCCACTGGCATGGCATCCGCCTGCCGCTGGAAATGGACGGGGTGCCTTACGTCTCGCAATTGCCGGTGATGCCGGGCGAATACTTCGACTACAAGTTCCGCGTGCCGGATGCCGGTAGCTACTGGTACCACCCCCACGTCAACAGCAGTGAAGAACTGGGTCGCGGCCTGGTTGGCCCGCTGATCATCGAAGAGCGCGAACCCACCGGCTTCAAGTACGAACGCACCCTGAGCCTGAAAAGCTGGCATGTGGATGAAGCCGGCGCCTTCGTGCCTTTCAGCATTCCCCGCGAGGCGGCGCGTGGCGGTACGGCGGGGCGCCTGTCGACCATCAATGGCGTGTCCCAGGCAGTGGTGGAGATCCCGGCCGGGCAGATCACCCGCGTGCGCCTGCTCAACCTCGACAACACCCTGACCTACCGCATCAACATTCCGGGTGTCGAAGCGCAAATCTACGCCCTGGACGGCAACCCCATCGAGCCGCGGCCGCTGGGCAAGGAGTACTGGCTGGGGCCGGGCATGCGCATCTGCCTGGCGATCAAGGCACCGCCGACCGGTGAAGAATTGTCGTTGCGCAACGGCCCGGTGCGCCTGGGCACCTTGCGTTCGGTGGCCAACAGCGACGCGCCGACCGAGTGGCCGCCGGCGTTGCCGGCCAACCCGATCGCCGAGCCGGACCTGGATAACGCCGAGAAGCTCAACTTCAACTTCGAGTGGGTTGGCTCAGTCTCGGTGAACGTGGACAATGGCAAGCCACCGAGCCTCTGGCAGATCAATGGCAAGGCCTGGGACATCACCGACAAGACCTGCGCCGACCGCCCGATCGCCACGCTCAAGAAGGGCCAGAGCTACATTTTCGAATTGAAGAACATGACTCAGTACCAGCACCCGATCCACTTGCACGGCATGAGCTTCAAGGTCATCGCCTCGAACCGCAAGAAGATCACCCCGTACTTCACCGACACCTACCTGCTGGGCAAGAACGAGCGTGCCCGGGTGGCGCTGGTGGCGGATAACCCGGGGGTGTGGATGTTCCATTGCCATGTGATCGACCACATGGAAACCGGCCTGATGGCCGCCATCGAGGTGGCCTGA
- a CDS encoding PTS transporter subunit EIIB, whose translation MFEKLQRAFWKALTPDLVPDQPKATAPVKDDAALDEAVIAALGGANNLKTRQRVALTRVRVELHDPTLLDATALRNAGVPGVMALVGGVVHLLVGLSPL comes from the coding sequence ATGTTCGAGAAATTGCAGCGGGCGTTCTGGAAGGCCCTGACTCCGGATCTGGTGCCCGACCAGCCGAAAGCGACGGCCCCGGTCAAGGACGACGCCGCCTTGGACGAGGCCGTCATCGCGGCGCTGGGCGGCGCCAACAACCTCAAGACCCGGCAACGCGTGGCCCTGACCCGGGTGCGGGTGGAATTGCATGACCCGACCTTGCTCGATGCCACAGCCTTGCGTAATGCCGGCGTGCCCGGGGTGATGGCGCTGGTCGGCGGCGTGGTGCATCTGCTCGTCGGCTTGTCTCCTCTGTAG